The nucleotide window CCCGATGGCTTCGGAGCCGCGTTCGCCCGTGCGGATGCGGACACAGTCCTCGAGCGGCAGCACGAAGATCTTGCCGTCGCCAATGGTGCCCGTGTCGCCGGTGCGGGCCGCGTGGACGATCGCCTCAACGGTCGCCTCGACGAACGCCTCGTTGATCGCGATCTCGAGCTTCAGCTTGGGGATCAGGCGGATCTGCACCTCGGTCGCGCGGTACACCTCGGTGTACCCGCGCTGGCGACCGCACCCGCGGACGTCGCTGACGGTCATCAGGTACACGTCGCGCTCCGCGAGCGCCTTTTGCACGTCTTCGAGCTTTTCGGGGCGGATGATCGCAACAATAAGTTTCATGTATTTGTGTCTGTGTGGGTGAAAGCAACGGTGAGTGGGGAGCGTGAGTAAAAGGCCGACCGGCGGGGGCGCGGACCGGTCGCCTTTTACTCACGCGCGCACCCGCGGTCACGCTTTGGTCGCCGTAACCGGCTTCTTGGTGAGTCGGGTGAACAGCGAGGCGAGCCGCTTGGCGACCGCGTCCGGGTTCCCGTCGCGACACCGGAAGGTGGTGCCGCGGATGGTGGTCACGTGCGGGTACACCGCGACGAAGTCTTTGTCCGGCGTGCCGTCGGTCGGTTGGCACAGCCGCGACCACACCTCCATCAGTTCTTTCGCGTCGACCCCGGCCACGAGCACCTCGAACCGGCCGTTGCCCCGCGGCGCGGACGCCGCGCGGGGCTCGGTCGAGGCCACCGTGACCGACTCCGTCGCGCCCGAGAAGTCGAACCCGACCTCGCCGTGCTCGGTGCGGTCCAGGCCCTCCGCCTCGCTCCTCTCGCTGGTCTTGAAGTTGCCCAGCGTGACGGCCTGCGTGACCACCACCAGCACCAGACTCAGCACGAACGCGAACACCGCCGAGACCACCGCGGCCTTGGTCTGGATGATGAGCTGGGACATCGCCGACTTGCCGTCCAGGTCCTGCTTGTCGATGATCGGCTGCAGCAGCGCCTTGTCGTCCTCAAGCTTCTTCAGCGCGTCCGCCTTGAGCCCGGCCTCGTCCTGCACCTTCGCGAGGTCGTCGGTCTTTTCCTTCAGCTTGTCCTTCGCCTCGGTGAGCGCCTTGGCTTGGTCGTCGCGCTTGCCGACCGGGGCGTCGTTGAACGCCTTCTCCGCGGCGTCCTTGGCGTCGGTCAGGGCCTTGATCTCGGCCGCCGTCGCCTCTTCCTTGTCCTTCGCGGCCTTCTCGGCCGCGTCCTTCGCCGCGGTCGCGTCCTTGATCAGCTTCCCTTCGTCCTTCGTGACGGCCTCGAGCCGGGCGCGGTGGACCGGGTACGCGAGCAACCCGTCGGCGCTGCCGGGCTGGATCAGTTGCGAGCAGAACACACCGGTCAGCACCGCACCGACGAACCCGCCGACCCCGTGGACGCCGAAGGCGTCGAGGGAGTCGTCGTACCCGAGCACGTTCTTGAGCGCCACCGCGATGTAACAGATCACCGCCGCGGCCACGCCGATCAGCGCCGCGCCCCACATGTACACGTACCCGCTCGCCGGGGTGACCGCCACCAGCCCGGCGACGATGCCCGACGCCAGGCCCAGCGCGGTCGGCTTGCCCTTGTGGACCCACTCGACCAGCATCCAGGCGAACCCGGCGGCCGCTGCGGCCACCTGCGTGGCGGCGAACGCGGACACCGAAAGCCCGGTGCTGTTCACCGAACTGCCGCCGTTGAACCCGAACCAGCCGAACCACAGCAGCCCCGCACCGAGGAGCGTGAGCACCATGCTGTTCGGGTGGGCGATCTGCTTCGGGTACCCCGCCCGCTTGCCGAGAACGAGACAGCACGCGAGGCCCGCCACGCCCGCGGCGATGTGAACGACCGTACCGCCGGCGAAGTCCAGCGCGCCCATCTTGCCCAACAGCCCGATCGCTTGCCCGCCGCGCTTCGCCGCGGGCAGCGCGGTGTCGAACCAGTCCCACGCCCACACCATGTGCGCCAGCGGGCAGTACACGAACGTGACCCACAGCAGCATGAACAGGCAGAACGGCCAGAACCGGATGCGCTCGGCGACGGCCCCACTGATGAGCGCGGGGGTGATGATGGCGAACATCCCCTGGAACATGACGTGCAAATACACCGGGATGTCGTACCCCGGGAGCTTCGCGCCCGGTTCGATACCCTTCAGGAACACCAGATCCCAGCTCCAACCGATCAGCCCGCCGTCCGTTGCGCCCAGCGCGCTGATCTTGAAGACCGACGGCCCGAACGCCAGCGCGTACCCGATCGTGACCCAGAACACGCCCACCACCGCCAGGGCCGCCATGCTGTGCATCATCGTGGCCAGCACGTTTTTGCGGCGCACCATGCCGCCGTAGAACAGCGCCAGTCCGGGCACCATGAGTAGCACGAACGCGCTGGACACGAGCATCCAGGCGGTGTCGCCGCGCTCTTTACCCACGGTCGCTGCGCTGCCCGCGTCAGCCGCGCCCTTCTCGGCCGTCTTTTTGAGGTCTTCGGCGTCCTTTTTCAGACCTTCGGCGGCCTTCTTGCTGTCTTCTGCGCCTTTTTCAAGGGCGACGAGTTTCTCGGCAGTGGCCTTGCCGTCGCCGCTCACGGCCTTGACCGCGTTTACATCGGCGGTGAGTTTAGCGAGGTCGGCCTTCAGTCCGGTAGAGGTCTTGGTCGCAGCCGCGAGTTCCTTTTCGAGCGTGGCAACCTTTGTCGCGGTGGCCTTAACGTCTGCCGTGCCCGTTTTCAGTTCATTGAGCGCTTTCTTGGTCGCATCGAGTTCCTTTTCTGTCGCTTTGAGTGCCTTCTTCAACTCAGCGATGGCTGTCTCAGTGTCATCCGGATTTGCCTTGGTGGCCTTTTTATTCTCTTCTTGCGCGAACGCTCTGCCCGAGGCGGGTGCCCACACGCTGGGCAGCCAACAGCAGCCCGCGAAGAGGAGGGAGGCGAACAGGAGACGGCGAACTTGCATTACGCACCTTGGTTACGCACACCGCGGCGGGAAAGCACCAGTTTCTCAGCACTGATGCTAACTGGTAAACGGGAGGGAACAGGGGTGCTGGAAGGCAGACGAGGTGCCACGTGCGAGAAAAGAAGAAAATTGGTTGCAAGATACTAATTGATAGATACTTACAGCAAATTGGCACTCTTCGACTTATTGCTACACCACTGGGCATTCGCCTATTTACTGCGCATTGGTGCCTGCTATTTCAACTTCAGGCTTTAGCCCATAAATGAGGCTAATGCTAATCCTCACCGGAACAGCCGGTACAACCGGTACGTGGGCAAAGTAATTTCTTCGCAGTCGATCGCTTCCGCTGCCTGTTCCGCACGTTGTTGGTCGATCCGAAATCTCGCTGGAAGTTCGCGAGTCAACCCGAACGACGGCTCAGGAAGGGCCGACGCAAGGAACAACCGGGAGCGCCCGACGCGACCTCCAATCCAGCCCAAGGAAGGATCACATGAACGCGCTACTCTTGCTCACCGCGACGTCGGTCGGTCAGCCGCCCATGACGCTGCCCGCCACGCAACCCGCGCCCATGCCGATGACGCAACCCATGACGGGGATGCCGCCGGCGACGAACGGCAACGGCAACGGCAACGGCAACGGCAACGGCAACGGCAACGGCAACGGCAACGGCAACGGCGAAGCGAAGGAAGAAGAGAAGAAAGACGAGCCGCCGGCGCCGGAGCCGTACGCCCTCCAGCGGTTGCTCTCGACCACCCGGTTCGGGTCGTGGCTCGACGATAAGGGGATCAAGGTCGACGGCTGGGTTCAGGGCAACTACACCGCCAGCACCGCGAACCGGAACAACCTGCCGATCACTTTTAACGACCGCGGGGATTTCTGGCAGTTCAACCAGAACTACTTCCGCGTCGCGAAAGAGGTGGACGCGAGCAAGGACGAATTCCAACTCGGCTTCCGGACCGACTGGATCCTGCCGGGCACCGACGCCCGGTTCTCGA belongs to Gemmata obscuriglobus and includes:
- a CDS encoding P-II family nitrogen regulator, which produces MKLIVAIIRPEKLEDVQKALAERDVYLMTVSDVRGCGRQRGYTEVYRATEVQIRLIPKLKLEIAINEAFVEATVEAIVHAARTGDTGTIGDGKIFVLPLEDCVRIRTGERGSEAIGP
- the amt gene encoding ammonium transporter encodes the protein MQVRRLLFASLLFAGCCWLPSVWAPASGRAFAQEENKKATKANPDDTETAIAELKKALKATEKELDATKKALNELKTGTADVKATATKVATLEKELAAATKTSTGLKADLAKLTADVNAVKAVSGDGKATAEKLVALEKGAEDSKKAAEGLKKDAEDLKKTAEKGAADAGSAATVGKERGDTAWMLVSSAFVLLMVPGLALFYGGMVRRKNVLATMMHSMAALAVVGVFWVTIGYALAFGPSVFKISALGATDGGLIGWSWDLVFLKGIEPGAKLPGYDIPVYLHVMFQGMFAIITPALISGAVAERIRFWPFCLFMLLWVTFVYCPLAHMVWAWDWFDTALPAAKRGGQAIGLLGKMGALDFAGGTVVHIAAGVAGLACCLVLGKRAGYPKQIAHPNSMVLTLLGAGLLWFGWFGFNGGSSVNSTGLSVSAFAATQVAAAAAGFAWMLVEWVHKGKPTALGLASGIVAGLVAVTPASGYVYMWGAALIGVAAAVICYIAVALKNVLGYDDSLDAFGVHGVGGFVGAVLTGVFCSQLIQPGSADGLLAYPVHRARLEAVTKDEGKLIKDATAAKDAAEKAAKDKEEATAAEIKALTDAKDAAEKAFNDAPVGKRDDQAKALTEAKDKLKEKTDDLAKVQDEAGLKADALKKLEDDKALLQPIIDKQDLDGKSAMSQLIIQTKAAVVSAVFAFVLSLVLVVVTQAVTLGNFKTSERSEAEGLDRTEHGEVGFDFSGATESVTVASTEPRAASAPRGNGRFEVLVAGVDAKELMEVWSRLCQPTDGTPDKDFVAVYPHVTTIRGTTFRCRDGNPDAVAKRLASLFTRLTKKPVTATKA